One genomic window of Bradyrhizobium sp. B124 includes the following:
- a CDS encoding prolyl oligopeptidase family serine peptidase: protein MVKASATTKSRAGKPTLSAPDDDPYLWLEQIEGARALKFVERQNGKTLQAFGGVAFERDRDALTSIYDRPDNIPSISRRGGHLYNLWKDANNPRGLLRRTTLEEFRTPKPSWDVLLDVDQLAVSEGEDWLLKATVSLAGNHSRTIVSLSRGGADAATLREFDYDAKTFVRDGFILPEAKSAVEWLDPDTLLLSSSYGQGMATTSGYARTVRLWRRGTQADQAPVIFDIVPDHVEAGCNVDQAVVPPRMWFVDHVDTFNVAIWLGDVSGVTTKIDLPSNIRIHPHSDWLAIIPRESWSVAGQTYAADTVLVISLAAFLEGNRRFEVLFEPGPRRALQGLFWSAGKLVLSILNELRPFFEICSPSNEGWSRAQLRGLPDIGVVHVWPLDSDPSESNGDLLVDSQDPLTPASLMLIENNVGSPTVLKQAPMTFTPDGLVVTQHEAISIDGERIPYVQTGPAGESGDAPVHMSGYGGFGISMRPFYNSALGKLWLERGGTTVQANLRGGGEFGTRWHDAGRLAGKKLSHDDFAAVAADLVRRGVTAPKRIAAQGGSNGGILITNMLTRYPERFGALFCTIPLIDMRRYTKLLAGASWIAEYGDPDKLEHWEWLKTYSAYHAATHGRKYPPILIATTRRDDRVHPGHARKMAAKLQAMGYEAYFYEPAAGGHGYGRDNRERAGFEVLGFRFLKSKIGWLDGEALGGARRL, encoded by the coding sequence GTGGTCAAAGCTAGCGCGACGACAAAGTCGCGGGCTGGAAAGCCGACGCTTTCCGCTCCAGACGATGATCCTTATCTGTGGCTGGAACAGATCGAGGGCGCGCGGGCGCTGAAATTTGTCGAACGGCAGAATGGCAAGACGCTGCAGGCATTTGGGGGCGTGGCATTCGAGCGAGATCGCGACGCGCTGACCTCGATTTATGATCGCCCGGACAATATCCCCTCCATCAGCCGGCGCGGCGGCCATCTCTACAATCTCTGGAAGGACGCCAACAATCCACGCGGCCTCTTGCGACGAACCACCTTGGAAGAATTTCGCACGCCGAAGCCGTCATGGGACGTTCTGCTCGACGTCGATCAGCTCGCGGTCAGCGAAGGCGAAGACTGGCTTTTGAAGGCGACGGTCTCGCTGGCCGGGAATCATAGCAGGACGATTGTGAGCCTGTCGCGCGGCGGCGCTGATGCCGCCACCTTGCGCGAGTTCGACTACGACGCGAAGACCTTTGTCCGCGATGGCTTCATCTTGCCCGAGGCCAAGAGCGCGGTTGAATGGCTCGATCCCGATACGCTTTTGCTCTCGAGCTCTTATGGGCAGGGCATGGCGACGACCTCCGGCTATGCACGTACAGTGAGGCTATGGCGGCGCGGTACGCAGGCGGATCAAGCGCCAGTGATCTTTGACATCGTGCCCGATCATGTCGAAGCCGGCTGCAATGTCGACCAGGCCGTCGTGCCGCCACGGATGTGGTTCGTCGATCATGTGGATACCTTCAACGTTGCCATCTGGCTCGGCGATGTATCCGGCGTTACGACGAAGATCGATCTGCCAAGCAACATCCGGATCCACCCCCATAGCGACTGGCTTGCCATCATACCGCGCGAATCCTGGTCTGTGGCGGGGCAGACCTATGCCGCGGATACGGTGCTCGTCATCTCTTTGGCCGCTTTCCTTGAAGGCAACCGTCGGTTCGAGGTTCTTTTCGAACCAGGCCCACGCCGCGCGCTGCAGGGGCTGTTTTGGAGTGCCGGCAAGCTTGTGCTTTCCATTCTAAACGAACTGCGGCCATTCTTCGAGATCTGCTCGCCATCCAATGAAGGCTGGAGCCGCGCGCAACTGCGCGGGCTTCCCGACATAGGGGTCGTCCACGTCTGGCCCCTTGATAGCGATCCATCCGAAAGCAATGGCGACCTGCTCGTCGACAGCCAGGATCCGCTCACGCCAGCTTCGCTGATGCTCATCGAGAATAACGTCGGCAGTCCGACCGTGCTCAAGCAGGCGCCGATGACCTTTACCCCGGATGGGCTTGTGGTCACGCAACACGAGGCCATTTCGATCGATGGCGAGCGCATTCCCTATGTCCAAACCGGTCCGGCCGGCGAGAGCGGCGATGCGCCGGTCCATATGAGCGGCTATGGCGGCTTTGGGATTTCGATGAGGCCGTTTTACAATTCAGCGCTTGGCAAGCTTTGGCTGGAGCGCGGCGGCACCACGGTCCAGGCCAATCTACGCGGCGGCGGCGAGTTCGGCACCCGCTGGCACGATGCCGGCCGACTTGCCGGCAAGAAATTGTCGCATGACGACTTCGCGGCCGTTGCCGCCGATCTCGTGCGTCGTGGCGTCACGGCGCCGAAGCGGATCGCAGCCCAGGGCGGATCGAACGGCGGTATCCTCATCACCAATATGCTGACGCGCTATCCGGAACGCTTTGGCGCGCTGTTCTGTACGATCCCGCTGATCGACATGCGCCGCTACACCAAGCTTCTGGCAGGCGCAAGCTGGATTGCAGAATATGGGGACCCGGATAAGCTCGAGCACTGGGAATGGCTCAAGACCTATTCCGCGTATCATGCCGCCACGCACGGCCGAAAATACCCGCCGATCCTGATCGCTACTACGCGGCGCGATGATCGTGTTCATCCCGGACACGCGCGCAAGATGGCCGCGAAGCTCCAGGCGATGGGCTACGAGGCCTATTTCTACGAGCCGGCGGCGGGCGGCCATGGTTACGGTCGGGACAACAGGGAGCGGGCCGGCTTCGAGGTGCTGGGCTTTCGCTTCCTGAAGAGCAAGATCGGCTGGCTTGACGGCGAGGCTTTAGGCGGGGCCCGGCGCTTGTGA
- a CDS encoding beta-L-arabinofuranosidase domain-containing protein produces the protein MKQRDVAEVNLHDLQVSDPLIGKCQQLVRDVAIPHQWDALNDRNPEATPSHAVENFRIAAGRAKGEFYGTVFQDSDVAKWLEAVAWSLCQTPNPDLEKAADELVELIAASQCGDGYLNTYFMLEAPQERWSNLAECHELYCAGHLIEAGVAFFLATGKRRLLDVVCRLADHLCTVFGAERDQLHGYDGHPEIELALTRLYEVTQEQRYLTLANYFVEQRGTEPHFYDIEYEKRQQSCHVSSNGAPWTVKNKAYSQAHLPISEQRTATGHAVRFVYLMTGLAHLARLRQNEQQRQACLRLWQNMVQRQIYITGGIGSQSFGEAFSSDYDLPNDTAYAESCASIGLMMFARRMLEMEVDSRYADVMERALYNTVLGSIAFDGRHYFYVNPLEVHPQTLSSNGIYHHVRPVRQRWFGCACCPPNIARLFTSIGHYIYTPCSDALYINLYIGNSVTVSVGGHTLRLLMSGNYPWKDEVEIAVESAQPVAHTLALRLPEWCSAPEATLNGEPVHCESRKGYLHIRRTWRQGDRVKLSLLMQVRRVYGHPQLRNLAGKVAIQRGPLIYCLEEIDNGTELHNLWLPAESRFSLIEGTGPFSDKILLQADGARLQHTRFEEGALYQYDKVPGQLQPQRLTFIPWFSWANRGEGEMRIWINER, from the coding sequence ATGAAGCAGCGGGATGTGGCCGAAGTCAATCTTCACGACCTACAGGTATCGGATCCGCTGATTGGGAAATGCCAGCAATTGGTGAGGGACGTGGCGATTCCCCATCAATGGGACGCGCTGAACGACCGCAATCCCGAAGCGACCCCGAGCCACGCGGTAGAAAACTTCCGTATTGCCGCCGGACGTGCGAAGGGGGAGTTCTACGGCACGGTTTTCCAGGACAGTGATGTCGCAAAATGGCTAGAGGCGGTTGCTTGGTCGCTGTGCCAGACACCCAATCCGGACCTGGAGAAGGCCGCCGATGAGCTGGTTGAATTGATTGCGGCATCCCAATGCGGCGACGGCTATCTCAACACTTATTTCATGCTAGAGGCGCCTCAGGAGCGCTGGAGCAACCTAGCGGAGTGTCACGAGCTTTACTGTGCCGGCCACTTGATTGAGGCCGGCGTCGCTTTCTTTCTGGCTACCGGCAAACGACGCCTGCTGGACGTCGTTTGCAGACTTGCTGACCACCTCTGCACAGTTTTCGGCGCGGAGCGCGATCAGCTCCACGGCTATGATGGCCATCCAGAAATTGAACTTGCATTGACGCGCCTCTACGAAGTGACACAGGAGCAGCGATATCTGACGCTAGCCAATTATTTCGTGGAGCAACGCGGGACAGAGCCGCACTTCTATGACATTGAATACGAGAAACGCCAGCAATCATGCCACGTCAGTTCAAATGGCGCGCCCTGGACGGTGAAGAATAAAGCCTATAGCCAGGCGCACCTGCCAATCTCGGAACAGCGGACCGCAACCGGTCATGCCGTTCGGTTTGTATACCTCATGACTGGGCTCGCTCATCTCGCGCGTCTTCGTCAGAACGAGCAGCAACGCCAGGCTTGCCTGCGGCTATGGCAAAACATGGTGCAGCGCCAGATCTATATCACCGGGGGGATCGGCTCGCAAAGCTTCGGCGAAGCGTTCAGCAGCGATTACGATCTGCCGAACGATACTGCGTACGCGGAAAGTTGCGCGTCGATTGGCCTGATGATGTTCGCACGCCGTATGCTGGAGATGGAAGTGGACAGTCGCTATGCCGACGTGATGGAGCGCGCGTTGTACAATACGGTCCTGGGCAGTATCGCTTTCGATGGGCGTCACTATTTCTATGTTAACCCGCTCGAAGTTCATCCCCAAACGCTCAGCTCCAATGGCATCTACCATCATGTCAGGCCGGTGCGGCAACGCTGGTTTGGCTGCGCGTGCTGTCCGCCGAACATTGCGCGCCTTTTCACATCAATTGGCCATTACATCTATACGCCATGCTCCGACGCGCTCTATATCAATCTCTACATTGGCAATAGCGTGACGGTATCGGTGGGCGGGCATACGCTGCGGTTGCTCATGAGCGGCAACTATCCTTGGAAGGACGAGGTGGAAATCGCCGTGGAATCTGCACAGCCGGTCGCCCACACGCTCGCGCTGCGCTTGCCGGAATGGTGCAGCGCGCCGGAGGCGACCCTAAACGGCGAACCTGTCCATTGCGAGTCGCGCAAGGGCTATTTGCATATTCGCCGCACGTGGCGGCAGGGAGATCGGGTCAAACTATCGCTGCTGATGCAAGTGCGCCGCGTATACGGTCATCCGCAACTTCGCAATTTGGCCGGGAAGGTGGCTATCCAGCGCGGTCCTTTGATATATTGTCTGGAAGAAATCGACAATGGGACCGAGTTACACAACCTTTGGCTTCCTGCGGAAAGCCGGTTTTCGCTTATCGAAGGTACTGGTCCCTTTAGCGACAAGATTTTGCTGCAGGCTGATGGGGCGCGGTTGCAACACACGCGCTTTGAAGAAGGGGCCCTTTATCAGTACGACAAAGTGCCTGGACAGCTGCAACCACAGCGGCTGACATTCATTCCGTGGTTCAGCTGGGCCAACCGCGGCGAAGGCGAAATGCGGATTTGGATCAATGAGCGTTGA
- a CDS encoding peptidase S10, whose protein sequence is MRRTSLALILFACGVMGSARADDPPPRAQVTTPAGQKGGAGQAPSTPSAAEQHRLPPDCSTKQRLDLPGRTLSFIATAGSIRLFDDKGEPEADIVYTSYQLDGTDRGTRPVTFFFNGGPGSSSAWLQLGNAGPWRLPINADEVTPSTFPEARPNAETWLDFTDLVFLDPVGTGYSRFVRTGDDVRKRLYSVEGDVNALALVVRRWLEKHDRLLSPKYIAGESYGGIRGPKLVHQLQMRQGIGVKGLIMVSPLFDYSQHGGTSLLQYVARLPSYVATLREAEGPVKRADLADVEAYARGEFLVDLIKGQADKEATTRLADKIAALTGIDQAVSRRLAGRIDRAEFRREFDRKNGKLIGNYDSSVRGLDPYPDSDFSLSSDPSADRLLAPLTSATVDLLTRKLNWRPDGSYELINHTVGQAWDFGRRPPESLSELRQILATDAKMKLLVGHGLFDLVTPYLGSQIALDQLPPFVSAPRVKLVVFPGGHMFYSRDASRQAFRAEVEAMMN, encoded by the coding sequence ATGCGCCGCACCTCTCTTGCGCTGATCCTGTTTGCCTGTGGGGTGATGGGGAGCGCGCGGGCCGACGATCCGCCGCCGCGTGCCCAGGTCACGACGCCGGCCGGCCAGAAGGGCGGCGCTGGCCAAGCGCCGAGTACGCCGTCGGCGGCCGAGCAGCATCGCCTGCCGCCGGACTGCAGCACCAAGCAAAGGCTTGATCTCCCTGGGCGGACGCTCTCTTTCATCGCGACGGCCGGCTCCATCCGCCTGTTCGACGACAAGGGGGAGCCGGAGGCCGACATCGTCTATACCTCCTATCAGCTTGACGGCACCGATCGCGGCACGCGCCCGGTCACGTTCTTCTTCAACGGCGGACCGGGCTCATCGTCGGCCTGGCTGCAGCTCGGCAATGCCGGACCGTGGCGGCTGCCGATCAATGCTGACGAGGTCACGCCATCGACTTTTCCGGAGGCGAGGCCAAACGCGGAGACTTGGCTCGATTTCACCGATTTGGTGTTTCTCGACCCCGTAGGCACCGGCTATAGCCGTTTCGTGAGGACCGGCGATGATGTGCGCAAGCGGCTCTATTCCGTTGAGGGCGACGTCAACGCGCTCGCGCTGGTGGTCCGCCGCTGGCTCGAAAAGCATGACCGGCTATTGTCGCCGAAATACATCGCGGGTGAAAGCTATGGCGGCATTCGTGGACCAAAGCTTGTCCACCAGTTGCAGATGCGGCAGGGCATAGGCGTCAAGGGCCTGATCATGGTCTCGCCGCTGTTCGACTACAGCCAGCACGGTGGCACGAGCCTGCTGCAATACGTTGCAAGGCTGCCAAGCTATGTCGCGACCCTGCGTGAAGCCGAGGGTCCGGTAAAGCGAGCCGATCTCGCCGACGTGGAAGCTTACGCACGCGGCGAGTTTCTGGTCGACCTCATCAAAGGCCAGGCAGACAAGGAAGCGACCACGCGTCTGGCCGACAAGATCGCGGCGCTGACCGGCATCGACCAGGCGGTGAGTCGCAGGCTCGCGGGCCGCATCGACCGTGCCGAGTTTCGCCGTGAGTTCGATCGTAAGAACGGCAAGTTAATCGGTAATTATGACTCCTCGGTGCGTGGCCTCGATCCCTATCCAGACTCCGATTTCAGCCTTTCCAGCGATCCCTCGGCCGATAGGCTGCTGGCGCCTCTGACCAGCGCCACTGTCGATCTCCTTACGCGCAAGCTAAACTGGCGGCCGGACGGCTCCTATGAGCTAATCAACCACACGGTCGGGCAGGCTTGGGATTTCGGCCGCAGGCCTCCGGAGTCGCTGTCGGAGCTGCGCCAGATTCTCGCAACGGACGCGAAGATGAAATTGCTAGTCGGTCACGGCCTGTTTGACCTCGTCACGCCTTATCTCGGATCCCAGATCGCGCTCGACCAATTGCCGCCATTTGTCTCAGCACCGCGCGTCAAACTTGTAGTCTTTCCGGGGGGCCACATGTTCTATTCACGCGACGCCTCGCGCCAAGCTTTTCGTGCAGAGGTCGAAGCGATGATGAATTAA